CCTAGGCCAAAGCCTGCCCACCCTGGGTACCCCCATTTCCACTTATGGGAGATCAGAGGGGTGGGATAGAAAGGGAATGCTAAAAAGTGCCCCCTCTGCTCTCCCCAACCTTCACTTTCCCTGTCCCCATTCTAGGGTCAGGCAAGAGTGCAGGTCAGAAGAGACACATCCTCCCGAAGAAGAGGGAAGGGCAggcccaggaggctggggcatgcAAAGAGCACCATCCTCGGGACGGGGTGTTTCTGGGAGACCTGCTCCCCACCTGCCACGGTGGGAGGAAGAAGGCTGGTCCGAGAAGGGAGCAATGAGCAATGCCCCTGAATATCAGGGAACAGCTGTGAAAGCCTTCTCCTCTGCCCCGCAGAGATGCCCCAGCCAGGCTCTGGCCCCTACACGTGAGTCTGCATGCGCTGCTGGAATCGCTGGCCGTAGTCCGAGTGCTGGGAGGTGTAGGAGAATCGAGTGGCTGTGGCATACTTGCCAATGGGGTCATACGCCTCATATGGGGTCCGCTCCAGGCcagagggtggggcctgggggtAGCCCAGTCGGTAGGTGGGGTACCCGGCTGCCCCAGGGAAGGGATGGGAGTTGAACTTCTCATAGTTCTCGTAGGACAGCTGACTGGTTGTGTCGGTGCCAGCTGGGGCAGCAGGGCCAGGGGGTGTGGGCTCAGGGCCATAGTCAGAGGCAGGGGCCCGGCTATAGGTGTTGAGCTGGGCATAGCCGCTGGAGTGGGAGAGACGGGATGAGGGGCGGCCGTCGAAGCGGGCAGGGCCAGGGGCACGGTAGTCAGCATAGAGCACTGCCCTGGAAGATGGGCGGTCTTCATGGGCACGCACGTTGTAGTAGCCATTGGTGGGGTCCTGGGGGCAATGAGAGAAGAGGATGGAGGCAGTGTTCCCTCTTGGTTGGGGATCAAGTCTCACCATGGCCTTCTGGGCTTCCTCCTCTGGCTCTCCCTATGTCCCCATCTAGCATTCCACCTCCTCTGCTCCTTCAAAATCCCTCCCAACCACTCCTCCCCGAGTCTGTCCTCACCTCCCTGCTACAGGCCCTCAGAAACCCACTGGTCCACCAGCCCTCGTGCCCTGGccccttccccctttcccacCTTCATCTCATACTCCTCCCGGGTGTCAATAGTGTCGCAGCGCAGGTCCTGCTTCAGATCCACATCATCCTTAAACGACTGCAGAGCAGCAGGAGTGGGGCGTCAGCAGACAGAAGCCCTGCTCTTTTCGACTCTCACCAACCCCTCCCCACACTCAGAGGCCACCTGCTCACAGGAGGGGTCTGAGGTCAAGGGCAGACTTGAGTTCTCGGTTCTCTAGGCAGAGGCTCTAGGATGTTGTGGGAAGAGACCAGAGACCTCGGTTCGAGCACTAGTTTGGTTGCTAACATGTAATGGGACCTTGTATATGTCATTGCCCCCCTCCAGGGCTGTTTCCTCACCTCAGCAATGAGGCAGATGGACCAGAAAGCCTCTGGGGGCTTCCAACTTTCACACTCTGTGGGGCAAAGGAAGTCTTTGGAGAACCCCAGCTGCCTATCTTCTGCTGGAGGAAACTAgcctggggtgtgtgtgagagagagagtatgtgtgtgagtgtgggagagtgtgtgtgtggcaggacCAGGGAAGGCCGATTGAGGAAGGAGAGAATGACCACGGTTATTAGAGATCTGGGATGGAGCTGTTCCTCAGAGGGTGGAGAAGGCAGGAGGCCAGCGAGGAGCAGGACCCTCACCGAGTAGATGGCCTTCATGACCCGGGTCGCTGTGGAGACGCTGGCAGTGTCATCCTCCCGGTCAGAATGCATTGTAAGTGGCTCTCGGTTCACTGTCTCCACCTTGATATCCAGCTTCCTCAGGGTAACGTCTTTGCGACCTGGGATAGGAGAGGCAGCTTGGACTAAGTGCTTCCTGCTGGCCTCTGCAGTGGTTGCTTCAGGCTCCCTCTGGGCTGGAGCTCAACGGCCAACCCCCCCATCCATCCCAACACTGCCTGTCACAGCCCTGGAAGGGCCAGGGGAAGGCTGTGGGCTGCACAGGGCCCATACTCACTGCCTTTGCGGCGCCGGTAGAGGAAGAATACCAAGGCGATGAAGAAGAAGATGAGCAGGATGCTCGCACCGATGGTGGCCCCAGCTATGATGCCCACAGGTAACACCTCTTTTGATGGGGAAGGAAAGGTGGAGGCATGAGGCTGGAGTTATACTGGGAGCTAAGCTCAGTGCTGGCTGAAGGCTAGGCCACAGCTACAGAGGCAACCTTGGCTTGTGTACAGGGCTAAGTTTTGACTGAGCCTGGGAACAGCATTCAGTTTAAGTCAAGGTTGGATTACAGAGGAAGGTCTGCATTGTAGTTGGATTTTGGTCTGTGATCCAGCTCCATCAGAATGGAGATCATGGTCATGTCTCGTCCCTGCAGCTGGGGCAGGAGTTTGCCCCTGGCCTTGGTTCTGTCGATCTCTGTCCTTCAGCCCACCTGACTATGATGCTTGGCCCTTCGCTCTTGTTTGAGGTCAGCTGTCTCCAGACTCTCCAATCTGCCACCCATATTCCGACATCTTTCATCACCGTGCCATCCATAATACCACTGTGACTGCCCCATGTGCACCTATCTACCCAGGGCTCCAACAGTTTTCCTTGGTTTCCTCTGCTTCCCAGAGCTGAGGAGGAGCTCAGGAATCCTGCTTCcaatcttctctctcttcctagCAGCTCTAGCTGAATCCAGATCCTGCTTATAGCTTTTCCTCTGTGAGATCCTTCCCTGTGGAGCTCCACGTTACTGTATCTACTCCTTTCTTCCCTACCCCCAACCCCCTTGCTGGCATCCTCAGTTAAGACCGAAGTGatggaccaggcgcagtggctcacgcctgtaatcccagcactttgggaggctgaggtgggtggatcatgagatcaggagatcgagaccatcttggccaacatggtgaaaccccgtctccactaaaaatacaaaaaattagccgggggcgtggtggcacgcacctgtagtcccagctacatgggaggctgaggtaggagactcatttgaacctgggaggcatgggttgcagtaagccaagatcgcaccactgtactccagtatgggtgacagagcgagactccgtctcaaaaaaaaaaaaaaaaaaaaaaaaaggcggaaGTGATGGGATGCTGTCATTTTCCATGCGGTGCCCCATCTCCTATGTCAAATGGTtagttctcaaaaaataaaacaacaacaaaaaagtgctTTTCCTCTTTGGACTTGGTAGCTTCCAAAAGTCAAAGGAATACCTCTTTTATCATGTGACATGTGAGAAGTGCCTTAAAGGAGAGAGCACTTTTCTGCTATCAGAGTGACAATTCTTGAAGAGGTAGAGGAACCCATACTTACTGAAcacctattatatgccaggcattttgtaaacattctctcatttaatcctcacagcagcccaaTGAAATGGGCAGCATTATTCCCTTTTGCAGTTCATATGATTATTCTCCATCTGAATATTAACTTGCTACCACTCTGTAAGTCCCTCCACTACACTGAAAGTTTCTTGAGGTCAGGGACTGTGTCTTGTTCACGGCTCTTCCTGCAGACCCTGgggcagagcctggcacacagcaaatgCTCAATACACTTTAACAAAGTGAGGGAATTTCCCCAGTTGAGCATATGGAGGCCAGGTTCTGGTGGGAAGGCCCAAGAGAGTTCTTTCCTTGATGCACAGACTCTTATAATAGGCAGGAATCAGACGGGAGTAGCCCCAAACCCCTTCACTCCTTATCTCTCAGCCGGGACATCCCTCTGTGTGTCACCTCCCTCAGAGCAGAGCCCAAGGGAAGGGGAGCAGCTGAGCCCTGCCCCTGGAGAAAAGAGGGAGCAGAATCCTCAGGCTGCCCTGCACCCCAGCTGGCAGGCAGCACTGCCAGTCACCTCGCTCTTCCAGCTGGATGATGGCTGTGCCTGGCCCGAAGCTGTTCCAGGCGGTGCAGTTGTAGTGGGTCTGAAAGTCGGCCTCCATGACATTGTTGATGGTGAGCGTGGATAGCACCCCACTGCCTGAGTTGGTCCTCTCCACTGTATAGCGTTCCAGGGTCCCCACCTCCAAGAAGTTCTCCTTCCATGCCCACGCCTGCAGTGGAGAGGGCAGGAAGGAGGTAAGAAAGGGGCAGGTGGCAGAAGCCCATGCCCACGTGTCCCCTGATCCACCCTCAAGGCACCCTCACCCCTATGTGCCATGTGTGCCCCACGAGCCCAGCCTAACACCTCCCTGTAACAAACTTAAGTCACACCTGCTGCCTCACACCCTCGGCACTGACTCTCCACTCAAGGAGGAGCAGTGGCTCCCAAGCATGGCTGACATCAGATTTACCTAGGGAGATTCTTTCAAATGTAGATTTTTGGGACTTATGTCCTACATAGGAATCTCCAGGGAGGAGGAGAATCTCTATTTTCATAATGATCACATGTGATGTGGATGCAGCTGATGCAATGAACCGACACTGGGAGCCCCAGATGTTGTAGAAAAAGTTCTGCATGGGTCCTCAACAACGCTGGGCTCCTCTGCCCGTCGAGCTCCTGTGTGGCCTCCCCGTCCCTCTCTaggcctcattttcttcatctatacaaTGACAGAACCAGGCTAGAGCCAGACAATGCTCAAGATGTCTTTCAGCTCTGATAGTCTGTGATTCTAACTAAGTGTAACTCAATCTTTAGGCATAACGTTAACCAACCCACACGACCTGCCTGACTGGCTCTGAGACTGATCCACAGACTTATAATAGGCAGAACCCACAACGGGGTATCCCTGGACCGTTCCGTCCCTGACCTCTCAGCTGGGCCATTCCCCTGCGTGGCCCCTTCCTCAGAGTGGAGCCTAAGGGGAGGGGAGCAGCCGAGAACTGGCTCCTTTCCAGGGATCAATCCTCCTAGATCTGCAAGGAAAGCCCCCCGGGAGCCCAGCCGCCTGCTGCCCGGGCAGCCGTGGTAATGAAGTGTCCCTGGGCAGCCCTGGAGTTAGCCAAATGGTCATTAAATGTGATGAGGGGTTTGACAGTTAATGGTCACGGAAGGAATTAATGGCTCATGGTGtgggggagaggagaaaggagggaggagagtggcaAGGCAAAGGGGCTGGTAGGAGGaaggcaagaggagggagagaagagtgggccaggcaggcaggagaactgatgggatgggagggagagggcaggagccagaggaggaggagacagggaaggggagggaacaAGGAAAAGAGCAGGAGGTCAATGACAGGGCAGATGAGGGAGAAAAGAGGGTAAGTGTTAGCCCAGGGGAGAGAGCGGGGAACTAACATGAATTGAGTGCTGGCCTAGGCGTCTCATACCTGTTGCTGCCATGACTTCTCACAGCAACTCTATTAGGTAGGATTTACTGGCCCTGTTTTgtagatgaataaactgaggttCAAAACATTAAGTGATCTGCTCAGGGACACATAACGAGTAAGGAAGGAGGTGGGATTTGAGCAGGTAAAGGGACAGAGGGACAGAAAGCAGAAGATTCGAAGATGGAAACGGGACAGGGAAGTTGAAGGAGCAAAACCAGCAGAGGTGAGAGGAGACTGGGCCTGGGCAAAGAAGCAGGGAGGGCTGGCTGTCCGCAGGCAGGCCCACCACTCACTATGCGGTCTGGGGGTGGTGTGCTCCCAATGAAACACTCCACCTTGCCACCGTCACCCCTCACAGCGTACTGCACCGCCTCACTGGAGATGATGGGGGGCCCTGCAAGCAAGAAGACACACATCAGAACCAGTTAAAAACCTCAGTGCCCGCCCACCCAGGCCCGGCTGCCTCTCAGGCCACTGACTCACCGTTCACATAGAGCGGCACCTCCCTCTCAGCCACTCCGATTCGAGGCACAATGGCCCGGCAGGTGTAGGTGCCAGCGTCTGCCTGAGTCACCGACTTCAGCAGCAGCTGGTTGCTGTTACTCAGGACCTGGGCAGAGAGAGCAGCCTCGGGTGGGGAGCCAGGAGGCCTGGGCCCCTAGGTCCATGAGGGCCCCACATCGGAGGCATtggaaagaaagcaggaagggcCACAAGTGAATTCCC
This region of Macaca fascicularis isolate 582-1 chromosome 1, T2T-MFA8v1.1 genomic DNA includes:
- the KIRREL1 gene encoding kin of IRRE-like protein 1 isoform X3; translation: MGQGLKAWPRYRVVGSADAGQYNLEITDAELSDDASYECQATEAALRSRRAKLTVLIPPDDTRIDGGPVILLQAGTPHNLTCRAFNAKPAATIIWFRDGTQQEGAVASTELLKDGKRETTVSQLLINPTDLDIGRVFTCRSMNEAIPSGKETSIELDVHHPPTVTLSVEPQTVQEGERVVFTCQATANPEILGYRWAKGGFLIEDAHESRYETNVDYSFFTEPVSCEVHNKVGSTNVSTLVNVHFAPRIVVDPKPTTTDIGSDVTLTCVWVGNPPLTLTWTKKDSNMVLSNSNQLLLKSVTQADAGTYTCRAIVPRIGVAEREVPLYVNGPPIISSEAVQYAVRGDGGKVECFIGSTPPPDRIAWAWKENFLEVGTLERYTVERTNSGSGVLSTLTINNVMEADFQTHYNCTAWNSFGPGTAIIQLEEREVLPVGIIAGATIGASILLIFFFIALVFFLYRRRKGSRKDVTLRKLDIKVETVNREPLTMHSDREDDTASVSTATRVMKAIYSSFKDDVDLKQDLRCDTIDTREEYEMKDPTNGYYNVRAHEDRPSSRAVLYADYRAPGPARFDGRPSSRLSHSSGYAQLNTYSRAPASDYGPEPTPPGPAAPAGTDTTSQLSYENYEKFNSHPFPGAAGYPTYRLGYPQAPPSGLERTPYEAYDPIGKYATATRFSYTSQHSDYGQRFQQRMQTHV
- the KIRREL1 gene encoding kin of IRRE-like protein 1 isoform X2; its protein translation is MLSLLVWILTLSDTFSQGTQTRFSQEPADQTVVAGQRAVLPCVLLNYSGIVQWTKDGLALGMGQGLKAWPRYRVVGSADAGQYNLEITDAELSDDASYECQATEAALRSRRAKLTVLIPPDDTRIDGGPVILLQAGTPHNLTCRAFNAKPAATIIWFRDGTQQEGAVASTELLKDGKRETTVSQLLINPTDLDIGRVFTCRSMNEAIPSGKETSIELDVHHPPTVTLSVEPQTVQEGERVVFTCQATANPEILGYRWAKGGFLIEDAHESRYETNVDYSFFTEPVSCEVHNKVGSTNVSTLVNVHFAPRIVVDPKPTTTDIGSDVTLTCVWVGNPPLTLTWTKKDSNMVLSNSNQLLLKSVTQADAGTYTCRAIVPRIGVAEREVPLYVNGPPIISSEAVQYAVRGDGGKVECFIGSTPPPDRIAWAWKENFLEVGTLERYTVERTNSGSGVLSTLTINNVMEADFQTHYNCTAWNSFGPGTAIIQLEEREVLPVGIIAGATIGASILLIFFFIALVFFLYRRRKGSRKDVTLRKLDIKVETVNREPLTMHSDREDDTASVSTATRVMKAIYSSFKDDVDLKQDLRCDTIDTREEYEMKDPTNGYYNVRAHEDRPSSRAVLYADYRAPGPARFDGRPSSRLSHSSGYAQLNTYSRAPASDYGPEPTPPGPAAPAGTDTTSQLSYENYEKFNSHPFPGAAGYPTYRLGYPQAPPSGLERTPYEAYDPIGKYATATRFSYTSQHSDYGQRFQQRMQTHV
- the KIRREL1 gene encoding kin of IRRE-like protein 1 isoform X1, whose amino-acid sequence is MLSLLVWILTLSDTFSQGTQTRFSQEPADQTVVAGQRAVLPCVLLNYSGIVQWTKDGLALGMGQGLKAWPRYRVVGSADAGQYNLEITDAELSDDASYECQATEAALRSRRAKLTVLIPPDDTRIDGGPVILLQAGTPHNLTCRAFNAKPAATIIWFRDGTQQEGAVASTELLKDGKRETTVSQLLINPTDLDIGRVFTCRSMNEAIPSGKETSIELDVHHPPTVTLSVEPQTVQEGERVVFTCQATANPEILGYRWAKGGFLIEDAHESRYETNVDYSFFTEPVSCEVHNKVGSTNVSTLVNVHFAPRIVVDPKPTTTDIGSDVTLTCVWVGNPPLTLTWTKKDSNMGPRPPGSPPEAALSAQVLSNSNQLLLKSVTQADAGTYTCRAIVPRIGVAEREVPLYVNGPPIISSEAVQYAVRGDGGKVECFIGSTPPPDRIAWAWKENFLEVGTLERYTVERTNSGSGVLSTLTINNVMEADFQTHYNCTAWNSFGPGTAIIQLEEREVLPVGIIAGATIGASILLIFFFIALVFFLYRRRKGSRKDVTLRKLDIKVETVNREPLTMHSDREDDTASVSTATRVMKAIYSSFKDDVDLKQDLRCDTIDTREEYEMKDPTNGYYNVRAHEDRPSSRAVLYADYRAPGPARFDGRPSSRLSHSSGYAQLNTYSRAPASDYGPEPTPPGPAAPAGTDTTSQLSYENYEKFNSHPFPGAAGYPTYRLGYPQAPPSGLERTPYEAYDPIGKYATATRFSYTSQHSDYGQRFQQRMQTHV